The DNA window atttttcccctcaattcctactccctcccctcatctggcgacactgctcctatgtaccatataaatattgaatggtttttttttttgacacccCGTATACAAGAGATTGTGCTCTTTATGCTAAGTGTCCGCTTTAGGCTCACTTGTCGATATGATATCGAGATTCACTAATTATGCTACGCCTCACAGTTGGCAAGTTAAACGATATTCAAAATAGATTGGCAACGTGTTCCTTGTTTGTATTGAGACGCACCTTGAGTGTTAGTTTCAATCACGCACAGCGAAAGACACAGTAgaaatcatttctttttctaCATTGTCAGCCATACTGAGATATTCATGTGATCGCGTGGTGAACATGTCTAAATCGAAATAATAATAGATACAcagaaattaaaatgaattatTTATGAATTGTATAAATCCATTTAGAACTCTTATCGAAGAAGATATAGCTTCTTTAGTTTCGCATTCTTACTGTAAAACCACTTTTCCGATTGTAAAAAATTGAGCACAACATAAAGACTTAAAGTCTGTTAATAATAGTATAGAGACTACAACTAAACCAAAGATTTGCAATTTTAACAACCGCTAGTACCGTGAACACGATCTGAAATTGTGAATATAAACCTTGTGCAATGTTGTTCGGATATCAACTATTTACTATAATAATACCACACTCACCTACGTTCGTCAAGGATAAAGAATGAATAGCAAGGTACGTTGTCCCAAAGTATTTCTTAAAAATCATACTTAGAAgaaattattatcatttttatttttactaactTTTCCCCTTATTCTGATTTTTTGAAGTGGTTTAATAGTAGCTGAATCAATTACCCTCCCCCCCCTCCCAAAAATTGTAACGCAAGATACCTATCatcattttgaaaaaattcattaaattttgCAACTTCCGTGAGCAACCTGGGTCGTTTATGTTcgtgaataatttttttactgttctaggcTTCCAGAAGATCTAAAACAATTCTAGTATGCGTGTAGTAGTTCCTATTTTAATATGTAATCGTTGGGACATCCAATTTTTGAAGCAttaataggaaaaaataaaataaataaatatattagagATAAGAAATTCAAGAATGAAATAGTGATCCAAAAATTTGCTTCTTTTAGGTCTATCTTTTAGTCCATTCTACAATTGTTTCTCGTCCGATTTTGCCTTTATCAAAAAGCATAAAAGCCGCTGTTCTGTGTGTAGAATTTGGTCTAAACTTGTGGATAAGAAAAATAGTCTTCTTGGTgttctaaataatataaaatcgcATTTGTTATTTAATACGGACCGAGTCTCAGATAACATTAATCATTTATTGTGAGTTTAGAATACTAGAGTTCTCGATTATTTTCCTCATTATCTAGTGCTGTGTATTGAAGTTCAAGATATGGCGATATACGTTATCATGATCATGTCGACAAAAATGAACAATGTAAGAAAATGTTTCAGATAAAAATGACATGATGTTTGTGTGTGTTACGAATATTTGTAACGAATGTTtcagaacaaataaaaatgcCGGTCCTTTGAATTCGTTGTTAAAAATTGGAGACACATGGAAACAGTTTTTGAAGTCACTATAATGGCCTAAGAGGCGGTACGTTCTACGATATGACGCCTTAATGAACTTTGATCTGTGATATCTCAAAATCTGATTGTCGACTCAACTTGAAAATTTGAAGCGATTCATGTTTCGACATAAACTatcattttgcagaaaaattagaGCTAAATTCAAGGGACCCAAAAGGGGCGAAGAAAACCCTTATTTTTGGTTCACTCTTTCGCTCCGAACATAAACCGGTCAGGTTACCCACGGAGGGTTGAAAAGTGATCCAAATTGGGAGAAGTCTGCGTGAAGATTTTCCGCGAACGGGGCAGCGCTGAAAATAACCGGACGCGATCGCATTGCAATTTATAGTGACAGTCAACTTGACCGTCGTCGATGGACGTACCCCATTTCCCAGCGCCACCAACCCTGAAGGGTGGACCGTCGCCCCTTAGTGACGTGGTAGATGTCGCAAAGTTGACACGTGTTCCGCTGGCCACGCTCGCGTGTCCCCGTGGGCGACATGTTCCGAAAGGACGCAGGACTACCAAGATTCGTAGGATACAACGTTCTGCTCGCAAAAACTTGGTTCATCCCAAGCCGAGGAATCAATTTCGACAACGTGTCACCGAGTTCCGTATCACGATGACCGAACGGGACCGGAACGATGACGACAATGACGATGTTGTTTGCGCGATCGGTACGAACAATCCCATCGACTTCTATTCAATCGTGTACAACTTGATTTAATAAGAACAAATTAACACTGAAACCACCCAAGTCAAAGCGACAcatttttcttcgaaaaattACAAATCTGCATTTCATGATCTGTTTGGTTTAATACTGCACCCCAAGGGTTTAATCGTCATTcaataaaatcattttaattCGTGGCTCGCGTAAGACCTAAGATCCTTCGATATTATTATGCTTTGTATAACTTTTACTTAATTCCTCATAATCCAATAATCGTCTAGGCTTGCAGCATTTCTGTATTAAACGGTTCATCAATGCAATCAATAAGCGACTCTTGTCGTCTGGCAAACAAACGAATTTATCTAGTAATCATTTGCATAATAGTAAAATAAAAGATTTGAAATTCAACTTCCGGGATATTTTGTTATCATTGAATTCTGTGTATCTTAAACAACATGGTTTTCACAATTGTTGAAGCGCCCGTTGCAATGGTGCATTGTAAAAAAACACAAATACGTTAGTACGGTCTGATTGTTTTTCAATATGAAGCTTTCGGCTTGTCAATAGACTAACCAAATGAAAAGCATTCGCTAAACTGTCAATACTTATTAATAGGGTATCTAGGGAAGCGATCTAGGGAAAATTTTTCTACGATTGCGACTCTGTAGATTTTTGTTTCAAGGACAAGGAATGGAGagacattttcaaaattctttaaaCTTTGTCGTAACAGAGGAGGAACGGACCCAAAAATCCATACGTTGGAAACGTGTTATTGGCTGTTTACGAATAATGTTTTCCGACAAGGTGATCATGCTTTGCGCTAAATTCTCGTACTACTATCGTTCACGGTCATGACTTACACGTACGAAGCtttagaaagaaaattttagtgtcaggataagggacccaattactgtggggataccaattactgtgcctatattaattgttatgttatatatctcttttttaatactcattattctttagaaataagtataattaatataggcacaacaattggtacctccacagtaattgagtcccttacctAACGACACGAGAAATCATATTTCCCGAGCAACCGAACGTTCATTTGAACTTGTCACACATGTAGTGTTATTAATACGCTTCATTTTTCGTACACACCACGTCACCATGACAGTATGAAATTAGAGGTAGCAAGTAACagtaaatacaaaataaataaatggtaaaTTATAGAAATTGATAGTAGTAGTAAATAATATCTAGTAAATACGAAATTATCTGATTCCCGTGATAAACACGATAGAAAttgatatttaaatattttgagaTGTATGCACGAAGTAATAGCATGCACGAAGTACGAAGTAATAGCGCGTTATAGCACGCTCGAAAGTTTAGTCGATAACGCAATTTTATattgattaaaataaatagcGTGAACATCAATGGCTGAGAATACTAGCaacattctacgtaaaaaatacaaaagttggaatattatattgtatttaattccaattataaataataaaagacgCAATGTTTTCTACATTGTTACCAGTAATATTAGTGTAagcgaaatcaatttttcaaatcaaAATTTCAATTGTCATTCGCCATTGTAATGCAATACCTAGGATAACAATACGAGCAGGTTTTTACAGgctaattataaaatttatctggatcctttttttaacaatattttagtATTAACGAAATAATACTGAGAACAAGAATTCTTTCAATATTCGACATTGGTTTGTACATAATATTTGTTTGAAGAGCAAACTGAATATTGCTAAATAAAGCAAACAAAGAATTCTCCTGTTCAGTagattaataatttaatttattgttcgTAGATACACCCACAACAGTTTCGGAAGAGCTCTCGTCACAGCATATATCATcggtagaatttaaaaaatcagtGCAATCGATAGCCGTTCAAACTATAATCGGTCTACCATTGCGATTGCGAACTTTCCCGTCTGTGAAGGATATTGTTGAGGATGATCCTAGAGACCCAGCgaagaaaacattaaaaatatggAAACAAATTAGATTTTTAGGAAGACTGTCACTTTCTTTATTCGGTAAACGCCAATTTTTATTAAGTTCCTCTTCCTTTCAATGTAATCGTACACTTAACAGTTTCTATTGCAACGAAATTGGCatactagggtaagggatccaattactttggggggtaccaattactaataatacttatttataaagcttactgaatattaaaaaagagatatataacatatatattactgattttaatgaaaaagatttaatatctcttttttatttaattaataaaattaggacacgtaattgggtcccttaccctagtcatTTCTTAATTCTAGTATCTAGTTAGTTTCTAGTATTAGCATCACGTAAAATTCTTACTAAATCATCTCTGAAGCGTGGAACATAGCTTTTTTATAGTTATATAAATTAATCCTCGGATGGCAGGACCATTTTCACCCAGGATTGCAAACGACCTCTTCATCAACGACCTCTTCAACAACCTAAAACTATTAATTATTTAGCACGGTCTAGTTTTAGCACCACTAATTTTATTTTAGCACCAACATTTTCATCCAAAAATATTATGTGccataaaatgataaaaaatgtcCGGCTTTCGAGGATTAACGAGCGCAAGGATACGATCAACACGTGCACGACTGACATTCATTTCAGCCCTAGCCAGTGGCGGATTTATACATCTGCCGCCTAGACGCTACTTCTACAGCTTAGGTTTCCTTAACTTAGGTTTCCAACTCCCTCCTTGCTCGCTCCCTTTTGCGCTTTCTCGCCATAGATTTAACAAAAACACAATTCAAAAATTCTCTAGTACTACCCTAATTTTGTTCAACCTATTTTTCTTGCACTCTGCATTCCCTTCCCGTAggctttaaatgattttttgtaatttcatacAACGTCATTCaaacatgttatttttgtttttaaattagttaacattttcatttatttgtttttatttttgtgcctctggtatttttccaaaatttttccgCCCTGGGATATAGCTCctatacccccccccccttcaaaTCAGCCACTGGCCCTAGTCTTCATAATTACAATATTCTATGAAATGCGATAACTTTGTGAAATATGAAATAGATACATATTGTCACAGAAAAGCTCTTCAAATGTCATGCCATGCTCGcacgaaattaatttgatttttgtcATGTGATATACAAAATTGTGATCGTCAAACATATGTGACGTTGGTCGCAAACCTGTTAACCGTTTTGTATCGAACACTTAACGAATACAACGTGTAAAATTAGTTACCAAACGTGTTGCTCTATATTAGATCTGTACTGGACTGTCCACCGAATCGAGAATTATGGTACCTTTTGCTAAATATGACTCGCGGGTTGCAGGGTTGTCCTGGCTGCTCACAATTTGGGCAGTTGTGGGTGCAGTCGCGTTTTGCGCGATCGAGGGTCCACGGGAGCGTGAACAAGTTATCAAATTAAAAACAATGCAAAGACACATAGCGATTAGTTTAGCGACAGAGCTGAGGCAGCTTCGTACCGAGAACGAAGAAGACTTGGAACCCCTTTGGGCCGAGAAGATCAATCACTATGTATTGAAACACGAGGAAGTTCTGCTGCTGGCTGTAAACGCCGGATACGGCGAAAACGGGAACAGCGGGCAACTTTGGACATTTCCTGGCTGTATACTCTTTTCTATCTCACTCCTCACTACTTTAGGTATTAATTTACTTTCCTCCTTCTATCGTAAAATCGATCATGCCTTGTGGCTGGACACCTGGTTTGCCTGAAAAGTAAATCTGACAAAATGTGATTAGTTAAATGGCACAAGAATACCATCAAGGCACTTTGGGTCACAGAAATATTCCTTACGATAGTTAGTTGATTATTCAGCTTGGCCGTAGAGTTAAACTTTCGAGTAATCGATTTGATTTCGTTTGTTTAATTTGTAGGTTTTGGTGCCCCAGTTCCACGTACAACATCTGGTCGGacaataactgttattttcgCGGCAATCGGAACACCTGCACATTTTCTTCTAATTATGAATATTGGTCTTATACTAGCACTACGATTACAAAAGTACGCCATATCCAGAGAAAAGGCCAAGTACGACGAAGAAGAGCTAAAATATTTGCTACCAGTACCAAGATGGGTGAAAATATTACCCTTCGTTTGCATAGGTAATTATTCCACCGTAGAAAGTATTTCATTCGGATCTCTGGCACGTATCATCATTCTCATTAACCACGCTTTCAACGTAATCGTAAGTGTTGTGAAAGCGAGGAGTTCGtcgaaagaaatgaaaaaattacgaaTCACAGTATTGCAGAACGGACTCTTATCTACGACAACATTGTGTTCGCTAACTTGAAATTATGGGAGACAAAGGTGTCACATTTTCACGTGACATTTGATAAAGCGAACAAACgactgaaataaatttaatgCGAACTCTCGTTGCAATACCACAGTATATCATACCATTGTATACCATAAGGTCACGTTTGTCGTAAATCAGAATGTAAGTCGAAGTTACGAGAGTTACAAAAGTCGAAGTTATCAGTCGATCAAAGGAACGCTGATTGACAACGAATAACGTTgaacgaaaattaatttgaacttaaaaatttttagaaaggaaaattttaaaaaaagtctAAAAAGTTAGATTGCGTTAAAGTTTAAAACGCATGTTCTATCGTATTTAACGATATCGAAAAGACTTACCTGTGTTTTATTAATGCCTAAAACAGCAGTAAAAGTCGTAAATATTATCGTCTACTTGTTATTGACACTTTAAGAAAATTTACGCATCGTTCGAGCCAAATGACCCTAATAAAATTAGACTGAACAACAACTCGTTATTTTTTAACATTATCGTAGCAAGCTTTTGCGTTCGAACCGTCTGACAAGCACAAATATGTAGGAAGTCGTCAAATATGACAACCTTGATTGCTGTGGCCGTTGCGCAACATAGCCGACCTAGAAATGCTGTATAGAAGGTTGATGGATTCTTTAGCTTTAGCTGCATGCACTCCATGATGATTTCGTACGATATAGTCTTTACTGCTACACTCGTGGTGAACGATCAATATCTTAGTCTT is part of the Halictus rubicundus isolate RS-2024b chromosome 3, iyHalRubi1_principal, whole genome shotgun sequence genome and encodes:
- the LOC143352595 gene encoding uncharacterized protein LOC143352595, translated to MDVPHFPAPPTLKGGPSPLSDVVDVAKLTRVPLATLACPRGRHVPKGRRTTKIRRIQRSARKNLVHPKPRNQFRQRVTEFRITMTERDRNDDDNDDVVCAIDTPTTVSEELSSQHISSVEFKKSVQSIAVQTIIGLPLRLRTFPSVKDIVEDDPRDPAKKTLKIWKQIRFLGRLSLSLFGLSWLLTIWAVVGAVAFCAIEGPREREQVIKLKTMQRHIAISLATELRQLRTENEEDLEPLWAEKINHYVLKHEEVLLLAVNAGYGENGNSGQLWTFPGCILFSISLLTTLGFGAPVPRTTSGRTITVIFAAIGTPAHFLLIMNIGLILALRLQKYAISREKAKYDEEELKYLLPVPRWVKILPFVCIATYYLMGILCFGVARSRPFAASILFPLDFTAAGGLSTILGYVRILYGLYLEGAVTIIAIALAVLRVSATQSLTHIGLKYGLLIEA